A window of Metabacillus sp. B2-18 contains these coding sequences:
- a CDS encoding DUF2953 domain-containing protein has translation MVWIIVIILILLFLFSLILLTRLTVIIDLLHVGDDDHIKIKFRAWLGIIRYTISIPLIKVDDEANVIVKQEQKLGDENSNKKVKKGKEKITPEEEVKAIHDVKEILQHVVGLHKIVRRFLKKVKVKEFEWHSQIGIGDAAHTGMLTGLVWSIKGGVVGIVSQYMQLHTTPIISITPEFNVYCSRTKLQCMIQFRIGQAMLAGIQLIKYWKGGRPKLKTKPFSFFAN, from the coding sequence ATGGTTTGGATCATAGTCATTATATTGATATTATTATTCCTTTTTTCTCTTATTTTGCTGACAAGACTAACAGTTATCATTGATTTACTTCACGTCGGAGATGATGATCATATAAAAATAAAGTTTCGGGCATGGCTTGGCATAATTCGTTATACGATATCCATTCCCTTAATAAAGGTTGATGATGAAGCTAATGTAATTGTTAAGCAAGAGCAGAAGCTTGGTGATGAGAATTCAAACAAAAAGGTGAAAAAGGGAAAAGAAAAGATTACACCTGAAGAGGAAGTAAAAGCGATACATGATGTAAAAGAAATTCTGCAGCATGTAGTGGGATTACATAAAATAGTACGACGGTTTTTAAAGAAAGTAAAAGTGAAAGAATTTGAGTGGCATTCACAAATCGGAATTGGAGATGCTGCCCATACAGGAATGCTGACAGGATTAGTATGGTCGATAAAAGGTGGAGTGGTTGGAATCGTTAGTCAATATATGCAGTTGCATACAACACCTATTATTTCAATTACACCTGAATTTAATGTTTATTGTTCAAGAACAAAATTACAATGTATGATTCAATTTCGAATCGGGCAAGCTATGTTGGCAGGTATTCAGCTTATCAAATATTGGAAAGGTGGTCGCCCTAAACTTAAGACCAAACCATTTTCATTTTT
- a CDS encoding RDD family protein, producing MGATYEGLDHPEKDQPVEKETVVDYTNLLAGFWIRFWAYLIDLIVIGSINRILVYPLLQLIGIDTNDSYIFSVVSIITAITFFAYFVIMTKLLKQTLGKMVFGLKVVSTKGEENLNWGTILFRELIGRYISKMIWVGYVIAAFTPKKQALHDIFADTLVIHEKVFSKSIKEESVV from the coding sequence GTGGGCGCTACATATGAGGGGTTAGATCATCCTGAAAAGGATCAACCTGTAGAAAAAGAAACAGTTGTAGACTATACAAATCTACTAGCAGGCTTCTGGATTCGTTTTTGGGCATATTTAATAGACCTGATTGTTATTGGTAGTATTAATCGTATCCTTGTTTACCCCCTGTTACAATTAATAGGCATAGATACAAATGATTCATATATCTTTTCAGTTGTTTCAATTATTACTGCCATTACATTTTTTGCATATTTTGTGATCATGACAAAACTGTTGAAGCAAACCTTAGGAAAAATGGTTTTTGGATTAAAAGTAGTTTCTACTAAGGGAGAAGAAAATTTAAATTGGGGTACAATCTTATTCAGAGAGTTAATTGGAAGGTATATTTCAAAAATGATTTGGGTTGGTTATGTGATTGCAGCATTTACTCCAAAAAAACAAGCTTTACATGATATTTTTGCTGACACCCTAGTTATTCATGAAAAAGTATTTTCAAAATCAATCAAAGAAGAGTCTGTTGTTTAA
- the sppA gene encoding signal peptide peptidase SppA, giving the protein MNGKRWGALAIAAVLFVFSIIISSTMMFLNQSEMFTEAFSTGSEFSEEVIDEGSEFSKILVLNVNGVIQDTGEDVTSFFSTAGYQHQTFLDMIEAAGEDNTIKGVILRVNSPGGGVVESAEIHKKLLELKEASKKPLYVSMGTQAASGGYYISTAGDKIFAAPDTLTGSLGVIMQSINYGGLAEKYGVKFETIKSGPYKDIFSPTREMTEDERNILQSMVDNAYSGFVDVITEGRPLSEDQVRKVADGRVYDGRQAKEINLIDELGYFDDTVEAMKKDLKIEDAQVIQYGTALGFESFLTMTAGKVFKEDIELSNLYQLLSNTNSPRLMYLYSE; this is encoded by the coding sequence ATGAATGGTAAGCGCTGGGGAGCTTTAGCAATTGCAGCTGTTTTATTTGTATTCTCCATTATTATCAGCTCAACAATGATGTTCTTAAATCAAAGTGAGATGTTCACAGAAGCATTCTCTACTGGTTCAGAGTTTTCCGAGGAAGTCATTGATGAGGGTTCAGAATTTAGTAAAATTCTTGTGTTAAATGTAAATGGAGTGATCCAAGACACAGGCGAAGATGTTACCTCGTTCTTTAGTACAGCGGGATATCAACATCAAACGTTTTTAGATATGATAGAGGCTGCGGGTGAGGATAACACGATAAAAGGAGTCATTTTAAGGGTAAATTCTCCTGGTGGCGGAGTTGTGGAAAGTGCAGAAATACATAAAAAACTTCTTGAGTTAAAAGAAGCTAGCAAAAAACCATTATATGTATCGATGGGAACACAAGCAGCATCAGGAGGATATTATATTTCTACAGCAGGAGATAAAATCTTTGCTGCACCCGATACGTTAACTGGTTCTTTAGGTGTAATTATGCAGTCTATAAACTATGGAGGATTGGCTGAAAAGTATGGTGTGAAGTTTGAAACGATTAAGAGCGGACCATACAAAGATATTTTTTCACCAACCCGTGAAATGACAGAGGATGAAAGAAACATTCTACAATCAATGGTCGATAATGCTTATTCGGGATTTGTAGATGTTATCACAGAAGGACGACCATTGTCAGAAGATCAGGTACGAAAGGTTGCAGATGGTCGAGTTTATGATGGAAGACAAGCGAAGGAAATTAACTTAATTGATGAATTAGGTTATTTTGACGATACAGTTGAAGCAATGAAAAAGGATTTAAAAATAGAGGATGCGCAAGTGATTCAATACGGTACAGCTTTAGGTTTTGAAAGCTTTCTAACAATGACTGCTGGCAAAGTATTTAAGGAAGACATTGAACTGTCAAATCTTTATCAGCTTCTATCAAATACAAACTCACCAAGGCTAATGTATTTATATTCTGAATAA
- a CDS encoding NAD kinase: MTDRRNIYFFYKKEEHTLEKINTLIEAAKNSDFIVVNDYKKANIIVSIGGDGAFLQAARKTNFRSDCLYVGIGVDDTLSLYCDFHLDDIEKMIEAINESQIEVRRYPVLEVKIDNSTTFKCLNECSIRSGIIKTFVIDVFIDNLHFETFRGDGMLISTPTGSTGYTKSVNGAVVDPMLPCIQVSELASLNNNLYRTLGSSFILSDKRKLKLKVVQDGNDYPVIGMDNEALSIRHVQELEFGLSEQPIKTVKLKDNSFWEKVQRTFL, encoded by the coding sequence GTGACAGATCGTCGTAATATTTACTTTTTCTACAAAAAAGAGGAACATACACTTGAAAAAATTAACACGTTAATTGAAGCTGCTAAAAATAGTGATTTTATAGTTGTAAATGATTATAAAAAGGCAAACATCATTGTCAGTATCGGAGGAGATGGTGCTTTCCTTCAAGCTGCACGAAAAACAAATTTCAGATCAGATTGTTTGTATGTTGGCATCGGCGTTGATGATACATTAAGTCTATACTGTGATTTTCATTTAGATGATATCGAGAAAATGATAGAAGCAATAAATGAATCACAAATTGAAGTAAGACGATATCCTGTTTTAGAAGTGAAAATTGATAATTCAACAACGTTTAAATGCTTAAACGAATGTTCCATTCGTTCAGGCATCATTAAAACATTTGTTATTGATGTTTTTATTGATAATCTCCATTTTGAAACATTCCGAGGAGATGGCATGTTGATTTCTACACCAACGGGAAGCACTGGATATACCAAGTCTGTAAACGGAGCAGTCGTTGATCCTATGCTACCATGTATACAAGTGAGTGAATTAGCTTCATTAAACAATAACCTTTACCGTACTCTAGGCTCTTCCTTTATTCTTAGCGATAAAAGAAAATTAAAGCTTAAGGTTGTACAAGATGGTAACGACTATCCTGTTATTGGTATGGATAATGAAGCATTAAGTATTCGCCATGTCCAGGAATTAGAGTTCGGTTTAAGTGAACAACCAATTAAAACGGTTAAACTTAAAGATAATTCTTTTTGGGAAAAAGTGCAGAGAACCTTTTTATAA
- a CDS encoding amidohydrolase, which produces MGTLWFGGNIYTLEQEKGKVDAVFTKNGRIVDVGSYETLTTQYSDEIIEKQNLQGHTMIPGLVDSHLHLIAHGEKLLRLDFSKTTNSSEIIQSIKKRATEVKKGSWIIGEGWNENQLEDQRILHRSDLDEVSPDHPVMLRRICRHAIIANSKALELANISKESEDPAGGVIVRDQERNPTGYLLDQAQELVLNIAPSPTVEELEFALQTSIKDCYQKGLVGAHTEDLSYYGSLENTLEAFQRVLNNGLKFRSHLLVHHLIVDEFQQKKREIGEFGEFGAMKIFADGALGGRTALLSFPYKDEPETSGVAIHTKKELEGLVQKARQYKMEVAVHVIGDLAFQWTIDIIKNNPPLKGQHDRLIHAQILRKDLIEKAKNLPIILDIQPRFVTSDFPWVIDRIGEEHLESCYAWKTLLNEGIHCAGGSDAPIEPVDPLLGIHAAVTRTSDYEETGKSYLPEEKLSMYEAVELFTKGSAYAIHHERDRGMIRKGYTADFTILDQDIFTIEPDKLLSTNVMMTVVDNEVVYKKNALQIT; this is translated from the coding sequence ATGGGAACGTTATGGTTTGGTGGAAACATCTACACGTTAGAACAGGAAAAAGGTAAAGTTGATGCTGTTTTTACAAAAAATGGACGAATCGTAGACGTAGGTAGCTATGAAACACTTACTACTCAGTACTCTGATGAAATTATAGAGAAACAGAACCTACAAGGTCATACAATGATTCCAGGGCTGGTTGATAGCCATCTTCATTTAATTGCTCATGGAGAAAAGCTGCTAAGATTGGATTTTTCAAAAACAACTAACTCCAGTGAGATTATTCAAAGTATAAAAAAAAGAGCAACTGAAGTAAAAAAGGGAAGTTGGATTATTGGAGAGGGTTGGAACGAAAATCAATTGGAAGATCAAAGAATACTTCATCGCTCAGACTTAGATGAGGTATCGCCAGATCATCCTGTTATGTTAAGACGTATATGTCGGCATGCTATTATAGCCAATTCAAAAGCATTGGAACTTGCAAATATTTCGAAAGAATCAGAGGATCCAGCAGGTGGGGTTATTGTCAGAGATCAGGAGCGTAACCCAACTGGATATTTGTTAGATCAAGCACAGGAGCTTGTGCTTAATATCGCTCCGTCCCCGACAGTAGAAGAACTAGAGTTTGCTCTTCAAACATCTATTAAAGATTGCTATCAAAAAGGGCTGGTAGGAGCTCATACCGAAGATCTCTCTTATTATGGAAGTTTGGAAAATACATTAGAAGCTTTTCAAAGAGTATTAAACAATGGCTTAAAATTTCGAAGTCATTTACTTGTTCATCATCTTATCGTTGATGAATTTCAACAGAAAAAGAGAGAGATTGGAGAGTTTGGTGAATTTGGTGCTATGAAAATCTTTGCTGATGGTGCACTTGGTGGAAGAACAGCGCTACTTAGTTTTCCATATAAAGATGAACCAGAAACATCAGGGGTTGCTATTCACACAAAGAAAGAGTTAGAGGGATTGGTCCAAAAGGCGAGACAATATAAGATGGAAGTTGCAGTTCATGTAATTGGTGACCTAGCATTTCAATGGACAATTGATATTATTAAAAACAATCCACCTTTGAAGGGACAACATGATCGTCTTATTCATGCTCAAATTCTAAGAAAAGATTTAATTGAAAAAGCTAAGAATTTGCCCATTATTTTAGATATTCAGCCTCGTTTTGTAACTAGTGATTTCCCATGGGTTATTGACCGAATTGGGGAAGAGCATTTAGAATCCTGCTATGCTTGGAAAACACTTTTAAATGAAGGAATTCACTGTGCGGGAGGATCAGATGCACCAATTGAGCCGGTTGATCCCTTATTAGGAATTCATGCTGCTGTCACAAGAACAAGCGATTATGAGGAAACAGGAAAAAGTTATCTGCCAGAAGAAAAATTATCTATGTACGAAGCTGTTGAGCTTTTTACAAAAGGCAGTGCATACGCTATTCATCATGAACGCGATAGAGGCATGATTAGAAAAGGATATACGGCAGATTTTACAATTTTGGATCAAGATATTTTTACAATTGAACCTGATAAACTCTTAAGTACCAATGTCATGATGACCGTAGTAGATAATGAAGTTGTTTATAAGAAGAATGCGTTGCAAATAACATAA
- the mbcS gene encoding acyl-CoA synthetase MbcS, with product MVREELLAPPIYNLVEEIEKYAGDSTKVALKWENEQGEKEEITYLSLINRVNQIGNALIEQGLKPGQTVLVVIPRVIDAYAVYLGALKAGLVVIPSSEMLKTKDLQYRITHGDVKAVISYGLYTDEFKEIKEYHTLKKFVVEGNKQDWTSLEELICSQSTSMEPVQTKSDSMAFISYTSGTTGNPKGVVHTHGWAFAHLRTAAKNWLSIDENDVVWATAGPGWQKWVWSPFLSVLGSGATGLIYHGKFDPEKYLKLLDDYSVNVLCCTPTEYRLMAKVEKLDQYSLTNLHSAVSAGEPLNREVIETFQKYFNVKVRDGYGQTENTLLVGVLKGMEIKPGSMGKPTPGNDVKIINDESEVCAVGEVGDIAVHRDTPALFKEYYKDFERTAMQFRGDYYVTGDRARMDKDGYFWFEGRSDDIIISSGYTIGPFEVEDALVKHPYVKECAVVASPDEVRGNVVKAFVVLRNPSLANEPEIISTLQQHVKDLTAPYKYPREIEFIEDLPKTTSGKIRRVVLRERELKLKQA from the coding sequence ATGGTAAGAGAAGAACTTCTTGCACCACCAATTTATAATCTAGTTGAAGAAATAGAGAAATATGCTGGAGACTCCACAAAAGTTGCATTAAAATGGGAAAACGAACAAGGTGAGAAAGAGGAAATTACCTACCTTTCATTAATAAATCGAGTAAATCAGATTGGAAACGCTTTAATAGAGCAGGGGTTAAAGCCTGGACAAACAGTTTTAGTAGTGATTCCTAGAGTGATAGATGCCTATGCTGTATATCTGGGAGCGTTAAAGGCTGGGTTAGTTGTTATTCCTAGCTCCGAAATGCTGAAAACAAAAGATTTACAATACCGAATTACACATGGAGATGTAAAGGCCGTTATAAGCTATGGGCTTTATACAGATGAATTTAAAGAGATAAAGGAATATCATACCCTAAAAAAATTTGTTGTAGAGGGAAATAAACAAGATTGGACTTCGTTAGAAGAATTGATATGTTCGCAAAGTACCTCAATGGAACCAGTCCAAACAAAGTCAGATAGTATGGCATTTATATCTTACACTTCTGGTACAACAGGTAACCCTAAAGGGGTTGTCCATACACATGGGTGGGCTTTTGCTCATTTAAGAACAGCCGCAAAAAACTGGCTAAGCATTGATGAAAATGACGTTGTTTGGGCAACTGCAGGTCCTGGTTGGCAAAAGTGGGTTTGGAGTCCGTTTTTATCTGTATTAGGTTCCGGGGCAACGGGATTGATCTACCACGGGAAGTTTGATCCAGAAAAATACTTAAAGCTTTTAGACGATTACAGTGTAAATGTTTTATGCTGTACACCAACTGAATATCGTTTAATGGCAAAGGTTGAAAAACTAGATCAATATTCACTTACAAACTTACATAGTGCTGTATCTGCTGGAGAGCCTTTAAATAGAGAGGTTATTGAAACATTCCAAAAATATTTTAATGTTAAAGTACGCGATGGTTATGGACAAACAGAGAACACTTTACTTGTTGGTGTCCTAAAAGGAATGGAAATTAAGCCTGGTTCAATGGGGAAACCAACACCAGGTAATGATGTGAAGATTATTAATGATGAAAGTGAAGTTTGTGCTGTAGGGGAAGTCGGAGACATTGCGGTTCACCGAGACACACCAGCTTTATTTAAAGAATATTATAAGGATTTTGAACGAACAGCTATGCAGTTCAGAGGTGATTATTATGTAACTGGTGACCGTGCCCGAATGGATAAAGATGGATATTTCTGGTTCGAAGGTAGAAGTGATGATATTATTATTAGTTCAGGATATACCATTGGACCTTTCGAGGTAGAAGACGCTCTCGTGAAACATCCATATGTGAAAGAATGTGCTGTTGTTGCAAGTCCTGACGAGGTAAGAGGAAATGTTGTAAAAGCATTTGTTGTGTTAAGAAATCCTTCATTAGCCAATGAACCAGAGATTATATCGACCCTTCAGCAGCACGTGAAAGATTTAACAGCTCCTTATAAGTATCCTAGAGAAATCGAATTTATTGAAGATTTACCAAAAACAACTTCAGGAAAAATTCGACGCGTAGTATTAAGAGAACGTGAATTAAAGCTTAAACAGGCATAG